Proteins co-encoded in one Juglans regia cultivar Chandler chromosome 16, Walnut 2.0, whole genome shotgun sequence genomic window:
- the LOC108989843 gene encoding glutathione S-transferase U17-like → MANSSSTDVKVLGAWPSPFVIRVRIALNIKSVKYEFLEETLGSKSQLLLQSNPVYKKIPVLIHGGKSISESLIIVQYIDEVWNSGPSILHSDPYDRAIERFWAAYVDDKLFPSMKLINTAQGEEKAAIVEQAIEGLVLLEEAFQKSSKGKAFFGGDRIGFLDIAFGSMLGWLRAIEKMGGVKLLDEAKTPGLVQWAECFCADGAVKGIIPDTEKLVEFAKILVKMKGAPLGKN, encoded by the exons ATGGCGAACAGCAGCAGTACTGATGTCAAGGTTCTGGGTGCATGGCCGAGCCCATTCGTGATAAGGGTTCGTATTGCCCTGAACATCAAATCTGTTAAGTATGAGTTTCTTGAAGAGACACTTGGTTCTAAGAGCCAGCTTCTTCTCCAATCAAACCCTGTCTACAAAAAAATCCCAGTTCTCATCCATGGCGGGAAATCCATCTCTGAGTCTCTGATCATTGTTCAGTACATTGATGAGGTCTGGAACTCTGGTCCTTCCATCCTCCATTCTGATCCCTACGACCGTGCTATTGAACGATTTTGGGCTGCTTATGTTGATGATAAG CTTTTCCCGTCCATGAAACTCATTAACACTGCACAAGGAGAGGAGAAGGCTGCAATAGTAGAACAAGCGATTGAAGGACTTGTGCTGTTGGAGGAAGCATTTCAGAAGAGCAGCAAAGGGAAGGCTTTCTTTGGAGGAGATCGAATTGGGTTCCTTGATATCGCTTTCGGATCGATGTTGGGTTGGCTGAGGGCTATAGAGAAGATGGGCGGGGTGAAGCTGCTCGACGAGGCAAAGACTCCTGGACTGGTGCAATGGGCGGAGTGCTTCTGCGCGGATGGTGCTGTTAAGGGTATTATTCCCGATACCGAGAAGCTCGTCGAGTTTGCTAAGATTTTGGTGAAAATGAAAGGAGCTCCTCTAGgcaaaaattaa